One part of the Hydra vulgaris chromosome 01, alternate assembly HydraT2T_AEP genome encodes these proteins:
- the LOC100214847 gene encoding guanine nucleotide-binding protein G(I)/G(S)/G(T) subunit beta-1 isoform X2 → MMNDSEIDSLRQEAENLKNQIRDARKVAQDTNFLSVAQDVNQISRIQMRTRRTLRGHLGKIYAMHWACDSRSLVSASQDGKLIVWDSYTTNKVHAIPLRSSWVMTCAYAQSGNYVACGGLDSICSIYSLKTREGNIRVLLELHGHAGYLSCCRFLDDTQILTSSGDKTCCLWDIETGKQLTSFIGHTGDVMSLSLCNDGGRTFVSGACDASAKIWDIRDGKCRQTFTGHKSDINAVCYFPSGFAFGTGSDDATCRLFDIRSDQNLMCYSHININCGITSVAFSKSGRLLFAGYNDFNCNVWDTLKGTHAGVLAGHDNCVSCLGVTDDGMAVATGSWDSSLRIWN, encoded by the coding sequence ATGATGAATGATTCAGAAATAGACAGTCTTCGACAAGAAGcagaaaatttaaagaatcaaATCAGAGATGCACGCAAAGTTGCTCaagatacaaattttttatcggTTGCTCAAGATGTTAATCAAATAAGCAGAATACAAATGCGAACTAGAAGAACTCTGCGTGGTCATCTTGGAAAAATTTATGCAATGCATTGGGCATGTGATTCAAGGAGTTTAGTAAGTGCTTCACAAGATGGCAAGCTAATTGTTTGGGATTCATATACAACAAATAAGGTACATGCTATTCCGCTTCGATCCAGTTGGGTTATGACATGTGCATATGCTCAGTCTGGAAATTATGTTGCTTGTGGTGGCCTTGACAGTATATGTtcaatatatagtttaaaaactaGAGAAGGAAATATTAGAGTACTTTTAGAGTTACATGGGCACGCAGGTTATTTATCTTGTTGCAGATTTCTAGATGATACTCAAATTTTAACAAGTTCTGGTGATAAAACTTGTTGTTTGTGGGACATTGAAACAGGAAAACAACTAACATCATTTATTGGTCATACTGGCGATGTTATGAGTCTATCTCTTTGCAATGATGGTGGGCGAACATTTGTATCAGGAGCATGTGATGCATCTGCAAAGATATGGGATATACGTGATGGAAAGTGTCGTCAAACATTTACTGGTCATAAATCTGATATAAATGCAGTTTGTTATTTTCCGAGTGGGTTTGCCTTTGGAACTGGTTCTGATGACGCTACATGCAGACTTTTTGATATCCGATCAGATCAGAATTTAATGTGCTACTcacatattaatattaattgCGGAATTACTTCTGTGGCTTTTTCTAAAAGCGGACGACTGTTATTTGCTGGCtataatgattttaattgtaatgtTTGGGATACTTTAAAAGGCACACATGCTGGTGTTTTAGCTGGTCATGATAATTGTGTAAGTTGTTTAGGAGTGACAGATGATGGAATGGCTGTAGCCACTGGTAGCTGGGATAGCTCTTTGCGTATTTGGAATTAG